One Micromonospora sp. WMMD812 genomic window carries:
- a CDS encoding type I restriction endonuclease subunit R: MSPGSGVEAPDSALRYEPIAMSDESTVVAAYEPDDGVDQGYQSEAQLEAEFIELLEQQAYERLHIASSADLEVNLRRQLELLNNVVFSDDEWKWFFAKKIASKNEGIVEKTARIQEDPIQVLSRDDGTSKNIKLIDKSNIHANRLQVINQYETVGESAGTIRTHRYDVTILVNGLPLVHVELKRRGMPLKEAFNQINRYQRESFWADAGLFEYIQLFVISNGTHTKYYANTTRARKVAESEGGKRRRKQASNSFEFTSWWTDAENRRIGDLTAFTRTFFSKHTLLNVLTKYCVFDVSRTLLVMRPYQIAAAERILRRVVSSAKATGPKAGGYIWHTTGSGKTLTSFKTAQLASKMEGIDKVLFVVDRKDLDYQTMLEYNRFEKDSVNGSRSTAELKRQLQDQNASIIVTTIQKLSRFIEQNKGHEITKGHVVLIFDECHRSQFGDMGAAVRKAFRRSHLFGFTGTPIFPQNAGGATKDTTEKIFGDRLHSYTILDAINDGNVLPFRVSYQNTVRAVDDVEDKQVAGIDTEEVLRHPERIRKIVGYVLDHFDTKTMRTQGYSLDEKRVRGFNSMLATASIPALKIYYYEFARQQTERAAADPSYQPLNIATIFSYAVNEDEEIGGILDDEAMDADKLDASSRDFLERAISDYNDAFGTTYDTSAAKFENYYKDLARRVKDREVDLVIVVNMFLTGFDATTLNTLWVDKNLKSHGLIQACSRTNRILNSVKAYGNIVCFRNLEKAVDDALVLFGNSEANGVVLLKPYTYYHTAYVSLVEQLLEQCPPGTEPFGEAQEKAFVVLFGRILRLRNILTSFDEFAHDESLPPRQLQNYTSVYNALWERHRKRDTGEKESILDDVVFEIELIKQVEVNFDYILMLVQRWRDEGQANMGDEGRMPLRAIEDAIDASPSLRNKKDLIMEFVDSMSVTGEVNDDWRVFVTRRREAELAEIIDAERLRPEQTNSFIEAAFRDGAIATNGTAITQVLPPVSRFAKDNNLGAKKERVIAKLTEYFERFSKLA; the protein is encoded by the coding sequence GTGAGTCCGGGCAGCGGTGTGGAGGCACCGGACTCGGCGCTGCGGTACGAGCCCATCGCGATGAGCGACGAATCCACCGTCGTTGCGGCGTACGAGCCGGATGATGGTGTCGATCAGGGCTACCAGTCCGAGGCTCAGCTTGAGGCTGAGTTTATTGAGCTGCTCGAACAGCAGGCGTACGAGCGACTTCACATCGCGTCGTCGGCTGACCTGGAGGTAAACCTCCGTCGTCAGCTGGAGCTGTTGAACAATGTGGTGTTCAGTGACGACGAGTGGAAATGGTTTTTCGCCAAGAAGATTGCCTCGAAGAATGAGGGAATCGTCGAGAAGACGGCGCGTATCCAGGAGGACCCGATCCAGGTCCTGTCTCGTGACGACGGTACGAGCAAGAACATCAAACTGATCGACAAGTCGAACATCCATGCCAACCGACTCCAGGTGATCAACCAGTACGAGACGGTTGGTGAGAGTGCCGGGACTATTCGTACGCACCGGTACGACGTGACGATCCTGGTCAACGGACTGCCGCTGGTGCATGTTGAGCTGAAGCGGCGCGGGATGCCCTTGAAGGAGGCGTTCAATCAGATCAACCGCTACCAGCGGGAGTCGTTCTGGGCCGATGCCGGATTGTTCGAGTACATCCAGCTCTTCGTGATCTCCAACGGCACGCACACCAAGTACTACGCGAACACGACTCGTGCCCGGAAGGTGGCTGAGTCCGAGGGCGGCAAGCGCAGGCGGAAGCAGGCATCGAACTCGTTCGAGTTCACCTCGTGGTGGACCGACGCGGAAAACCGGCGCATAGGCGACCTCACCGCGTTCACGCGGACATTCTTCTCCAAGCACACGCTGCTGAATGTGTTGACGAAGTACTGTGTCTTCGACGTCTCTCGTACCCTGCTGGTGATGCGGCCTTACCAGATCGCGGCGGCTGAGCGGATCCTACGGCGAGTGGTGTCCTCGGCGAAGGCGACCGGGCCGAAGGCCGGCGGCTACATCTGGCATACCACCGGGTCGGGAAAGACGCTGACATCGTTCAAGACCGCGCAGCTCGCGTCGAAGATGGAGGGTATCGACAAGGTTCTCTTCGTGGTGGACCGCAAGGACCTCGATTACCAGACGATGCTGGAATACAACCGCTTCGAGAAGGACTCGGTCAACGGATCACGCTCAACCGCCGAGCTCAAGCGGCAACTCCAAGACCAGAACGCCTCGATCATCGTCACTACGATTCAGAAGCTGTCGCGGTTCATCGAGCAGAACAAAGGCCACGAGATCACCAAGGGTCACGTGGTGTTGATCTTCGATGAGTGCCACCGGAGCCAGTTCGGGGACATGGGGGCCGCGGTGCGCAAGGCGTTCCGCCGCTCCCACCTCTTCGGGTTCACCGGCACCCCAATCTTCCCGCAGAACGCCGGCGGGGCGACAAAGGACACTACCGAGAAGATCTTCGGCGACCGACTACACAGCTACACAATCCTGGACGCGATCAACGACGGAAACGTGCTGCCCTTCCGCGTCTCCTACCAAAACACCGTGCGGGCAGTGGACGACGTCGAAGACAAGCAGGTCGCCGGGATCGATACCGAAGAAGTGCTGCGCCATCCCGAGCGAATTCGGAAGATCGTGGGGTATGTCCTCGACCACTTCGATACCAAGACCATGCGCACCCAAGGGTACAGCCTGGATGAGAAGCGGGTACGTGGCTTTAACTCAATGCTGGCGACCGCGTCAATCCCCGCATTGAAGATCTATTATTACGAGTTCGCCCGGCAGCAGACCGAGCGTGCGGCCGCGGACCCGTCCTACCAGCCGCTGAATATCGCCACGATCTTCAGCTACGCGGTCAACGAGGACGAGGAGATCGGCGGCATCCTCGATGACGAGGCGATGGACGCGGACAAGCTCGACGCCTCCTCCCGCGACTTCCTCGAACGCGCGATCAGCGACTACAACGACGCCTTCGGCACGACGTACGACACCTCGGCGGCGAAGTTCGAGAACTACTACAAGGACCTCGCGCGTCGAGTGAAGGATCGCGAGGTCGACCTGGTCATCGTGGTCAATATGTTCCTGACCGGGTTCGACGCAACCACACTGAACACGCTGTGGGTGGACAAGAACCTCAAGTCCCACGGGCTGATCCAAGCGTGCTCTCGCACCAACCGGATCCTCAACTCGGTCAAGGCCTACGGCAACATCGTCTGCTTCCGCAATCTGGAGAAGGCCGTCGACGATGCCCTGGTGCTCTTCGGCAACTCCGAGGCCAACGGAGTGGTGCTGCTCAAGCCGTACACCTACTACCACACCGCGTACGTCAGCTTGGTTGAGCAACTCCTGGAGCAGTGCCCACCCGGAACCGAGCCATTCGGGGAGGCTCAGGAGAAGGCGTTCGTCGTGCTCTTCGGCCGGATCCTCAGACTGCGCAACATCCTGACCTCCTTCGACGAGTTTGCTCACGACGAGTCGCTGCCACCGAGGCAACTGCAGAACTACACGAGCGTCTACAACGCACTCTGGGAGAGGCACCGCAAGCGGGACACCGGCGAGAAGGAGTCAATCCTCGACGATGTCGTCTTCGAGATCGAGCTCATCAAGCAGGTTGAGGTCAACTTCGACTACATCCTGATGCTGGTACAGAGGTGGCGTGACGAGGGCCAGGCCAATATGGGCGACGAAGGCAGGATGCCGCTGCGTGCCATCGAGGATGCCATCGATGCCAGCCCGTCGCTGCGAAACAAGAAGGACCTGATCATGGAATTTGTCGACTCCATGTCGGTCACCGGCGAGGTCAACGACGACTGGCGCGTCTTCGTCACTCGACGACGAGAAGCCGAACTCGCCGAGATCATCGACGCCGAGCGCCTTCGGCCCGAGCAGACGAATTCGTTTATTGAAGCGGCCTTCCGCGACGGCGCGATCGCAACCAACGGAACGGCGATCACCCAGGTCCTGCCGCCGGTCTCGCGCTTCGCGAAGGACAACAACCTCGGCGCCAAGAAGGAGCGCGTCATCGCGAAGCTGACCGAATACTTCGAGCGCTTCTCCAAGCTGGCTTGA
- a CDS encoding restriction endonuclease subunit S: MSEIGRLLAEHCPDGVEIMMLGEIGTFVRGRRFTKADMVEEGIPCIHYGEIYTEYGVSARTTVSYVREDLRNQLRYAQPGDVIVAGVGETVEDVGKAVAWLGEGEVAIHDDSFLYRSELNPTYVSYYFQTSAFHAEKEQHVARAKVKRLSSSGLSRVTIPVPPPEVQGEIVRILDTMTDLQADLQAELQAELKARTRQYEHYRDKLLKFKERVA; encoded by the coding sequence ATGAGCGAGATCGGTAGGCTGCTCGCCGAGCACTGCCCGGACGGTGTTGAGATTATGATGCTCGGCGAGATCGGCACCTTTGTCCGCGGACGTCGCTTCACCAAAGCTGACATGGTCGAAGAAGGAATCCCCTGTATCCATTACGGGGAGATCTACACAGAATATGGCGTGTCCGCGCGCACCACCGTCTCGTATGTGAGGGAGGATCTGCGCAATCAGCTGCGCTACGCCCAGCCGGGGGACGTGATCGTCGCTGGCGTTGGGGAGACGGTTGAGGATGTGGGCAAGGCCGTGGCTTGGCTCGGCGAAGGAGAGGTCGCGATCCACGATGACTCGTTTCTGTACCGGAGCGAACTCAATCCGACCTACGTCTCCTACTACTTCCAGACCAGCGCCTTCCACGCCGAGAAGGAGCAGCATGTCGCCCGCGCCAAGGTGAAGAGGCTCTCCAGTAGCGGTCTGAGCAGGGTCACCATTCCGGTTCCTCCACCCGAGGTTCAGGGCGAAATCGTACGGATCCTCGATACGATGACTGATCTGCAAGCTGATCTGCAAGCTGAGCTGCAAGCTGAGCTGAAAGCCCGCACGCGCCAGTACGAGCACTACCGGGACAAGTTGCTGAAGTTCAAGGAGCGGGTGGCGTGA
- a CDS encoding type I restriction-modification system subunit M, with product MTTEPAWTTAAEDRKKERERAELHRVIWKIANDLRGSVDGWDFKAYVLGILFYRFISENLTAYLNEAERSAGEEDFDYRYLSNADAEGGREETVKEKGFFILPRDLFANVRERASTDENLNETLTRVFTNIEASSVGTASEDDIKGLFADLDVNSGKLGPTVAKRNEKLVKLLDAIGSLNFGNDEFNENTIDLFGDAYEYLMQMYASSAGKSGGEYYTPQEVSELLARITVVGKTEVNKVYDPACGSGSLLLKFKKVLPNGVRQGYFGQEINLTTYNLCRINMFLHDIPYEKFDIAHGDTLTDPYHWDDEPFEAIVSNPPYSTRWEGDSNPLLINDERYAPAGVLAPKSKADLAFTMHMLSWLAVNGTAAIVEFPGVLYRGGAEQKIRKYLIDNNYVDTVIQLPPDLFFGVAIATCIIVLKKSKIDNRVLFIDASAEFTRQGNKNKLGAGHQAKILEAFTRRAAVDHFAALVDYETIRENNYNIAVSSYVAAEDVREAVDIKALNAEISRIVARQAELRTQIDAIVGDLESDDATV from the coding sequence GTGACGACAGAGCCGGCCTGGACCACCGCTGCTGAGGACCGCAAGAAGGAGCGGGAGCGAGCTGAACTTCACCGGGTGATCTGGAAGATCGCCAACGACCTGCGTGGAAGCGTGGATGGCTGGGACTTCAAGGCATATGTGCTAGGCATCCTGTTCTACCGATTCATCTCGGAGAACCTGACGGCCTACCTCAACGAGGCCGAGCGCAGTGCAGGCGAAGAGGACTTCGACTACCGCTACCTGTCCAACGCCGATGCCGAGGGCGGGCGCGAGGAGACGGTCAAGGAGAAGGGCTTCTTCATCCTGCCCCGAGACCTCTTCGCGAACGTGCGTGAGCGGGCCAGCACGGACGAGAACCTCAACGAGACTTTGACGCGGGTGTTCACCAACATCGAAGCCAGCTCGGTCGGCACCGCTTCCGAGGACGACATCAAGGGCCTCTTCGCCGACCTCGACGTCAACAGCGGCAAGCTCGGTCCCACCGTCGCGAAGCGTAACGAGAAGCTGGTCAAGCTTCTCGACGCGATCGGGTCGTTGAACTTCGGTAACGACGAGTTCAACGAGAACACCATCGACCTGTTCGGTGACGCGTATGAGTACCTGATGCAGATGTATGCGTCCTCGGCCGGGAAGTCTGGCGGGGAGTACTACACACCGCAGGAGGTTTCCGAGCTGCTCGCTAGGATTACCGTGGTCGGCAAGACCGAGGTGAACAAGGTCTACGACCCCGCCTGCGGCTCGGGTTCGCTGCTGCTGAAGTTTAAGAAGGTGCTGCCCAATGGGGTCCGGCAGGGCTACTTCGGTCAGGAGATCAACCTGACCACGTACAACCTGTGCCGGATCAATATGTTCCTGCACGACATCCCGTACGAGAAGTTCGACATCGCTCACGGCGATACTCTGACCGACCCGTACCACTGGGACGACGAGCCGTTCGAGGCGATCGTCTCCAACCCGCCCTACTCCACGCGCTGGGAAGGTGACTCGAACCCGCTGCTGATCAACGACGAGCGGTACGCCCCCGCGGGTGTGCTGGCGCCGAAATCGAAAGCTGACTTGGCGTTCACGATGCACATGCTGTCGTGGTTGGCGGTCAACGGCACGGCCGCGATCGTCGAGTTTCCCGGTGTGCTCTACCGCGGCGGTGCGGAGCAGAAGATCCGCAAGTACCTCATCGACAACAACTACGTCGACACCGTCATCCAGCTCCCACCGGACCTCTTCTTCGGGGTGGCGATCGCGACCTGCATCATCGTGCTGAAGAAGTCGAAGATCGACAACCGGGTGCTCTTCATCGATGCCTCGGCCGAGTTCACGCGCCAGGGCAATAAGAACAAACTCGGCGCCGGCCATCAAGCCAAGATTCTGGAGGCGTTCACCCGTCGGGCGGCCGTCGACCACTTCGCGGCCCTAGTCGACTACGAGACCATCCGCGAAAACAACTACAACATCGCGGTCAGCTCTTACGTCGCGGCGGAGGACGTCCGCGAAGCGGTCGATATCAAGGCATTGAACGCCGAAATTTCCCGGATAGTCGCCCGCCAAGCTGAGCTGCGTACCCAAATCGACGCCATTGTCGGCGACCTGGAATCCGACGATGCGACTGTCTGA
- a CDS encoding tyrosine-type recombinase/integrase: MKGSTFKRCGCRDSVTGRRLGRSCPQLRRPGGGWSRTHGHWHWQIEIPARADGNRRPLRHGPYTTQADADAVLDRIRAALAVPDPTDPHTTVQTGDLIETAVKTSAPIPTPDQIRRALHLDITPTELPTMQAYLTDWLAGRKNIKAGTLRSYEGHIRLYLIPHLGHLRIDRLRPGHIDAMYDTIAERNTTIATLRASRDSAKRDQVKNQRIVGPRTLHVIHATLRKALNDAIRRHRYIDTNPALMVELPAARPPKPTIWTDQRVRTWRDTGKISSPVMIWTPEHTGRFLDHTHDANDRLYALYHLITFTGLRRGEACGLHWDDLDLDAATLTVRWQLVQHGWTTAIDTPKTTDSEAAVALDTETVAVLRAHRTRQHRERLAAGAAWTTTGLVFTTPTGRRLHPADVTDHFHHLATQAGLPPIRLHDLRHGAATMGLAAGVQMKVISNRLRHSSPHFTAKFYGDVLPELSHAAAEATALIVPRQRATKRSA, from the coding sequence GTGAAGGGATCCACCTTCAAGCGCTGCGGCTGCCGCGACAGCGTCACGGGCCGGCGACTGGGACGATCCTGTCCCCAGCTTCGCCGGCCCGGCGGCGGCTGGTCCCGCACCCACGGCCACTGGCACTGGCAGATCGAAATCCCCGCCCGCGCCGACGGCAACCGCCGCCCACTCCGCCACGGCCCCTACACCACCCAAGCCGACGCCGACGCCGTACTCGACCGCATCCGGGCCGCGCTCGCCGTCCCCGACCCCACCGACCCGCACACCACCGTCCAAACCGGCGACCTCATCGAAACCGCCGTCAAGACCAGCGCACCCATCCCCACCCCGGACCAGATCCGGCGGGCGCTGCACCTGGACATCACCCCCACCGAACTCCCGACGATGCAGGCGTACCTGACGGACTGGCTCGCCGGACGTAAGAACATCAAAGCAGGCACCCTGCGGTCCTACGAAGGGCACATCCGGCTGTACCTCATCCCGCACCTCGGCCACCTGCGCATCGACCGACTCCGCCCCGGCCACATCGACGCCATGTACGACACCATCGCCGAACGCAACACCACCATCGCCACCCTGCGCGCCAGCCGCGACTCCGCCAAACGCGACCAGGTCAAAAACCAGCGGATCGTCGGCCCCAGAACCCTGCACGTCATCCACGCCACCCTGCGCAAAGCCCTCAACGACGCGATACGCCGCCACCGCTACATCGACACCAACCCCGCCCTCATGGTCGAACTACCCGCAGCCCGACCACCCAAGCCCACCATCTGGACCGACCAACGTGTCCGCACCTGGCGCGACACCGGCAAGATCTCCAGCCCCGTCATGATCTGGACCCCCGAACACACCGGCAGATTCCTCGACCACACCCACGACGCGAACGACCGGCTCTACGCCCTCTACCACCTCATCACCTTCACCGGCCTACGCCGAGGAGAAGCCTGCGGCCTGCACTGGGACGACCTCGACCTCGACGCCGCCACCCTCACCGTCCGCTGGCAACTCGTCCAACACGGCTGGACCACCGCCATCGACACCCCCAAAACCACCGACAGCGAAGCCGCTGTCGCCCTCGACACCGAAACCGTCGCGGTGCTGCGCGCCCACCGCACCCGACAACACCGCGAACGCCTCGCCGCCGGTGCTGCCTGGACCACCACCGGACTCGTGTTCACCACGCCCACTGGCAGGCGGCTACACCCCGCCGACGTCACCGACCACTTCCACCACCTCGCCACCCAAGCCGGGCTACCACCCATCCGGCTCCACGACCTCCGCCACGGCGCCGCCACCATGGGCCTCGCCGCCGGCGTCCAGATGAAGGTCATCTCCAACCGGCTCCGTCACTCCAGCCCACACTTCACCGCCAAGTTCTACGGCGACGTACTCCCCGAGCTGTCCCACGCCGCCGCCGAAGCAACCGCGTTGATCGTCCCGCGCCAGCGCGCCACCAAAAGGTCGGCGTAG